Part of the Sulfurimonas sp. genome, TATAAGTTCGTCATTCCAAACTTGATTTGGAATCTAGCTTTTAACTTTTATAAAAAGTTTAAAAATAAAATTATTGAAATAAAATCAAATTAAGGAATAAAAAAGATGTCAAAAGTAATAGGTATAGATTTAGGAACGACAAATTCATGTGTTGCTGTTTATGAGGGCGGTGAGGCAAAAATCATCCCAAATAAAGAGGGTAAAAATACGACTCCTTCGGTAGTTGCATTTACGGATAAAGGTGAAGTTTTAGTAGGAGATCCTGCAAAACGCCAAGCGATAACAAACCCGAACAAAACTATCTCTTCAATCAAGAGAATTATGGGTCTTATGATGAGCGAGGAGAATGCAAAAGCCGCTCACGACAAAGTAACTTATAACATAGTTAACAAAGACGGTATGGCTGCGGTTGATGTAGCAGGCAAGATTTACACTCCGCAAGAGATTTCGGCTAAGATTTTAAGCAAACTAAAAGAGGATGCGGAGGCTTACTTGGGTTCTACCGTAACCGACGCGGTTATTACGGTTCCTGCATACTTTAACGATGCACAAAGAAAAGCTACAAAAGATGCGGGAACTATCGCGGGTCTTAATGTTCTTCGTATCATCAACGAGCCTACTGCTTCTGCACTTGCGTACGGACTAGACAGCAAGGGTGACGAGAATGTACTTGTTTACGACTTGGGGGGCGGAACATTCGATGTTACGGTTTTAGAGATAAGCGAGGGTACTTTTGAGGTTCTCTCAACTGACGGTAACGCATTTTTGGGCGGTGACGACTTTGACAACAAAATCGTCGACTATCTAAACAGCGAGTTCAAAAATACGCACGGTGTAGATCTTAAAAACGACAAAATGGCGTTGCAAAGATTAAAAGATGCAGCCGAGAACGCTAAAAAAGAGCTAAGTTCATCTACCGAAACAGAGATTAACCTGCCGTTTATCACGATGACGCAGGCGGGTCCTCAACACTTGGTTATAAAACTTACTCGCGCTAAATTTGAGAGTATGATTGAAAAACTTGTTGAAGAGACTATCGAGCATATCAAAACTGCTATGAAAGAGTCAGGTTTATCAAACAGCGATATCAAAGAGATTATCATGGTCGGCGGTTCAATCCGTGTTCCATTGGCACAAAAAATGGTCTCTGACTACTTCGGCGGCAAAACTTTAAATAAAAGCGTAAACCCTGATGAAGTTGTAGCAGCGGGTGCAGCTATCCAAGGGGGAGTTTTAAGAGGAGATGTTAAAGATGTACTTCTTTTAGATGTTACTCCTCTTTCCCTTGGAATCGAGACTTTAGGCGGCGTTGCTACTAAAATCATTGAAAAAGGTACGACGATTCCGGTTAAAAAATCTCAAATCTTCTCAACTGCAGAAGACAACCAGCCAGCCGTCAGTATCTCGGTTGTTCAAGGCGAGAGAGAGTTTGCAAGGGACAACAAATCTTTAGGTCTGTTTGAACTGGGCAACATTGCAGCGGCTCCAAGAGGCGTGCCTCAAATCGAAGTAACTTTTGACATCGATGCAAACGGTATTTTGACTGTTAGCTCAACCGACAAAGGTACAGGCAAATCTCAATCAATCACAATCAGCGGTTCTTCAGGACTTAGCGAAGAAGAGATTAACAAAATGGTTCAAGATGCAGAAGCTCACAAAGCTGAAGACTCAAAAAGAAGAGAGTTGGTTGACCTTAAAAATCAAGCCGATGCACTAATCGCACAAACTGAAAAATCGTTAGGCGAGATTGGTACTAAAATCGATGCAAGCGAAAAAGCTAAGATAGAGGGTGCTATATCGGAACTAAAAGATGTTCTTAAAGATACAAACTCTACTAAAGAACAGATTGAAACGAAAGTAAAAACTTTAACGGAAGCAAGTCATAAAATGGCAGAGCAGATGTACAAAAAAGATGATACTGCAGCTCACGCAGATAGTTCAAAGAAGAAGAAAGATGACGATGTCATCGATGCTGAAATAGAGTAAAATTAGATTGCTACTCTTGAGAGATTGCCACGCTTGTCATTGCGAGCGAAGCGTGGCAATCTCAGCTACTTAAACCTTAAAAGGAATTATGTGTTTTACAAAAATATCATTTATACTCTTACTTTATCTATCTTATTTTTTGGATGCAGTACCTCAAATCAGGCTTTAAATACAAAACCTGCATCTAAAAGCAGCTATGTCAGTCAAAGCGGCTACTACTATGCATTGATTGAAAAAAATAACTCCGGTTGGAAAATAGTCGATATAAAAGATACAGAAATAGAAAAAAGAGCAAAAACAAATCAAGAGATTCTTAAAGTAAATGAGGCAAATAGCCAAGTCAACCCAAATTTTGCAATGAACTCTTCAAATGTATATGTATGCCGTGACTCAAACAATAGCAGCGGGTACACTCCGTGCACGAGCAACTTAACAAGTGCTGTTGCTCCGGAAAATATCGTCGGTCTTATAAAAAATCTTGATGCAAAATCTCCTAAACAGAAGTATGTCGATAAAGAGCTGATTGATGAAGCCGTAATACAAACAAACCTGTTTAAAGCTATTGAGAGTAAAAAAATTGTGTTTGAGCGTGCACAATGCGACCGCCTATTTCTTGCAGCCAAAACAGCAGATGAGCTTGATGCATTTATAGAAAAATATTCATCTTATGCGTATGCCTCTACTTTAATTCCCATTGCCGTAAAAAATCGCGATAATATAAAACTTCAAGAGCAAAATAAAAAGCTAGAAGAGGAGCGATTGGCAAAGGCAAGCGAACAAAAGATACTAAAGAGCGAAAAACAGCTTGAAAAAGAGAATATAAACTTAGCAAAAACAGAGCAAAGAGCTATAGACAACTATACTAGAAATATTGAAAATTTTAGAAAAAATATCAAAAAAGGCGTAGAGACGAATTGCGGTTTGGTTGTCGATGTAAAAGAGTCTCAGGCAAAAATCGACTTTACCCATAAAGACAGTGTAAACGAGCTATGGATTGATGCAAAAAAACTCTTTCCAAAAGGTCACGGCTGCCGTTTTGTCAACGGAAAGTATATAGCGCCGGCTACTTTTTAAAAATGTTGAGGTATTATGATAGACTTCTTTTCAAACCAAGAATCCTGAATCAAGTTCAGGATGACGGAAGCTCATAAATCTCGTCATTCCAAGCTTGACTTGGAATCTAATTTTTGGGTTATGAAAGAGGTCAAATATAAAAACTTAGTTTGTTTTCAATCATTCCTACTTGGGAGAAGCTGAGAAAACTTTTATAAATCTGCTAAAGCAGCTATAAATTTTTTGGCAATTCACAGGAAACAAAGGCAATAAAAAATGAGCAGACGCTTCAATTTGCATATAAGAGATGAAATTCTGTTTTGGTTTATCGTAGTTTCTGTTATTCCAATTGTTACTCTCTTTAGCATAAATTATTTCTTTAACAATAACCAATTTAAATCCCAAGCAAAAGAGCATCTTGAGCTTATCTTAAATGAAAAAATATCAAAAATAGAACATCAGATAGAGGATATAGAAAAAAGTGCAAAACTTATCGCCTCTTTTCCGTGTATGGTTAACGGTTTTTTAAAACATAAAGATTATTTTGAGCAAAACAATCATCTAGTTAGCGATGACGAAAAACTTAACAAAATACTAAACAACTTTATAGATAAAGATAAATTTTATGATATCTTTTTTATAGATATGGACGGAAATATAGTCTATTCACTAAAAAAAGAGTCGGACTTGGGTACAAATCTTCTAACAGGCATCTATAAAAATACAAACTTGGCTTCTGTATACAAAGATGCAAAAATATTTTTAAACACTAAAATAAGCAGTTTTGAGTATTATCAGCCTTCTGACGCCCACGCGGCTTTTGTTGCCCATCCGATTTACAATGAAGATAAAATTATCGGGGTTATTGCTATCCAATTGGCAAAAGACAGACTCTCTAAAATCTTTGATGACCAAAAAGGGTTGGGTGAGAGCGGTGAATTTTTTGCATCTACCATAAATGCCCAAAATAAATTAATCTCAACTACTCCTTTAAAATATATAAAAGACTCGATAGAAAACGAATTTCAATTTAACGAAACCAAAGAATTAGCATCTGCAAAAGTTGCAAAAGGAGGATACGGAAGCGGCTATGGTCTTGACTATAGAGGAGTTGAAGTTATCACTGCATGGGGGTATATTCCCGCGCTTAATTGGGGAGTCATAGCAAAAATAGACCTTGATGAAGTTTTAAAACCTATACACAAAACAGAATTATTCTCAATTGCGATTATCCTTGTTGTCTTAGTTTTTATTGCTATTGCAATCATTATGGCAACGAAACATATAGTTTTTCCGATAGATGCTCTTATAAAAAAAGTAAAAGAGTTCTCTTTGGAAAATCAAGAGAAAAACATAGTAGATGTTTATGTGGATAACGAGATAGGAATATTGGCACGCAACTTCAATAAAATGGCTAAAAAACTTAAAAATTCGCAAAATATCATTAAAAAGCATGCTACCGGTCTTGAAGACAAAGTAAGAGAGAGAACCAAAGAGCTTGAAGAAGCAAAAAATGAACTCAGCAAAACAAACGCTTCTATGAAAAGATATCTTGATATCGTGGATAGATATATTATCTCCTCTTCAACGGATCTAAAAGGAGTTATTACGGAGGTAAGCAGTGCATTTTGTCATTTTACCGGTTACTCAGAGGATGAACTGATAGGTAAAAAACATAATATAATGAGGCATCCTAACACTCCAAAAGAACTCTATAAAGAGATGTGGGGAGCCTTGAAGAGAGATGAAACTTGGAGGGGCGAGATAAGAAATACTACAAAAGAGGGTAAATCCTATTGGACACACGCAACTATCTCTCCCATATACAATTCTGCAGGGGAGAAAATCGGCTATACCTCTTTAAGATACGATATAACCGGTCAAAAGATTACCGAAGAGCTTTCTGTGACGGATCAATTAACCCAATTGTACAATAGACTAAAACTTAAGTCTGTTTTCAATAACGAGATAGAGAGAGCTTTAAGATACAGACAAATCTTTAGCGTCATTATGTTGGACATCGACCATTTCAAATCAGTAAATGACACTTACGGACACGGCATAGGCGATAAAACACTTATCGATATTGCAAAAATATTAAAAGAGAACTCAAGGGTAACGGACATAGTCGGTCGCTGGGGCGGAGAAGAGTTTATGATTGTGCTTCCGCAAACAGATATAAAAGCAGCTGCCGAACATGCAGAGGTACTAAGAGAAAAAATAGAACAGCACCGATTTGAAGCCGTAGGAAGAAAAACATCAAGTTTCGGCGTAAGCAGCTTTATCGAGGGCGATACATATGAAACAATAGTAAAAAGAGCGGATGATGCTCTTTATGAGGCAAAAAACAGCGGAAGAAACAGAGTCTGCATAAGAGAAGATTAAAAACTTGCCTTAACGCAGTTTCTGCCTGAGGCTTTTGCTTCATAGAGAGCTTTGTCGGCTCTCTCGATGATGCTTCTTAAGTCATCGTCTTTTACTACTCTTGTAACTCCGAAGCTTGCGGTTACCCTGCCTATCTTATCTATATTCAATTCCTCTATATGGACTCTTAGCTTTTCGGCTAAAAAGAGTGCATTGTCTATATCGGTAGCAGGAAGAAGTATAACAAACTCTTCTCCTCCCCATCTGCATACAATATCTATGTTTCTTAGGGTCTTTTGCAGCTCTTGAGAAATTTTTACAAGAACCTCATCTCCGACATTATGCCCGTACGCATCGTTTATCTTTTTAAAATAGTCTATATCTATTATGATCAACGACATACTATTGTCTCTCTCTGCCATAGTTTTATACGACGATAGATAGAGTTCCAAAAATTTATTGCGGTTATAAAGACCCGTAAGAGGGTCTGTCGAAGCCATCGCCTCATACTTTTTACTCTTGTTTAAAAGAGAAGCGTTGATTTGACAAAGCTCGTCATGATGCTCTTTCATCAGCATTGCCCATCTTGAATACGAGAGGGAAATAAGCTCTTTTTGCGTAATAATCCCCGACATATCTCCGTTATCGTCAACAACTACGACTCTTTTATAATGCTTCTCTTTTAAAAATGCCAGAGCCTCTTTTATAGAACAATTTTTACTTATCGTATCGACCGGAGATGACATATAGTTGCTAACGGGCAACTCCAAGTCTTCATTATGTTTGATTATCTTTACGACATCTTTTGTAGTAAAAATCCCTATTGGCTTGAAGTTTTCTACAATCATTACGCTCTCATAACGATTTTTTATCATCTCTTCAAGCAAATCAAGCGTTTTCATCTCTTTATTTACCCATTTGGCTCTTCTGCTAAGCTTTAAAAAATCCTGCAGACAAAAATTATCCATCAGCGTCTCAGGATCTATACTGCTTGTGACATCCGTATGCGAAACTAGCCCGTGAAGCGAACCGTCACTATTAGTTACGCAAATATACTCTATTTCGCAATTTAGATAATCAACTATCTCTAAAATATTTTTATCTTTATGTGCTACCGAAACGGTACTAAGTCTTAAACTCTTAAGTGAATTATTCAAATCTACATTTTGAATTTTAATATTTAAGATGTCGTTTACGGTTAAGATGCGAAAAACATTTTCATCTATAACTATAATATTTCTATGTACGCTCTCAAACATCATTTTTATAGCATCTGAAATTGTCTTGTTTATATCTATCGAGACGACGGAAGTTGTCGCTATATTGCCTATTGTCGGGAATTTCATAACTTTAACCTCTAAATGTCATTTAATGCTTGTTGAATTTTTAACGCTTGAATATGTTCTCTCACATCATGAACGCGGATGATAGAAGCTCCGTTTCTTACAGCTTCAAGGTGCAGAGCTATAGTTCCCCCAAGTCTATCTTTTGGCAGAGAGGATGAGATTTTATCTATTATCGACTTTCTTGAAGCACCTATGAGCAAAGGTTTACCGAGTGTCAAAAAGTGCTCATGATGTTTTATAAGCATCAAATTATGCTCCGGCGTTTTGCCAAACCCTATTCCGACATCCAGTACAATATCTTTAACGCCCATCGCTTTGGCCTCTTTGATTCTTTGCTCAAAAAATGAGTAGATATCGCTTAGTATATGCTCATACTCCGGTTTTTCCTGCATAGTTTGCGGTGTTTTTTGCATATGCATAATTACTGCAGCAGCATCGTAGCTTGCGCAAAGCCTGCAAACTTCTTTATCCGCCAAACCCGTTATATCGTTTACCATTTTAAATCCGCTATCAAGTGCGTAAGAGATAACGGCAGGCTCATAACTATCTATGCTGAATTTTACTTTATCATAGAGTTTTTCGGCTTGTATTGCGTCAAGAATCGGCTTTACTCTTCTTAGCTCTTCATATTTATCTACATATGCAGAGTTAGGAGCGGATGAAACTCCGCCGATATCTATGATGTGGGCTCCTTCTGCAATCATCCGCTCTATGGCTTCTATGGCACTGCCCTCACAAAATCTCGACTCGCTAAAAAAACTGTCGTCATTCGCATTTATAACGCCCATGACTTCTACATCTTTTGGTTTTTTGATTTTTAAAATTTCTTGGAATTTTTTTGCCGCATCTTTTAGTCCAAAGGGTTGAAGCAGCTCTTTTTTGCTAAGAAGTTCTAGCTGTTTTAAAGTTGCGATGAGTATGCAATCCACATGCGGAGTTTTTGCCACAACCGTCCCGCGAGGTACCGCCAAATCGGCACCCACGCTTAGAGCATCCTGCTTTAGGATATTTGCTCCGCCTACATGCAAATCTCTGATATAGATAGTGTATTGTGCCGCTTTTGCCGACATAATGCCTACTCCGCCGCTCTCTACTCCGAGTTCTTTTAGATATTTTTTTATATTGATACTATTTGATAAAAGTTCAATTTGCATTTTTTTCTCCCGAAAAACTCATAAGAAGCATAGCCAAAACACTCTGTGGTCTTGAGTTTAACTCCAAAAGCCTATACGCTCTGTCAAAATTTTGAAGCTGTGAAGCACTAAGTGCAATCCTCTCTTTGACTGCTCTGTTAAAAAGCGCTTCAACAAGACTCTTTGCTTCGTTTTTTTTAACCCTCTCGTTTGCTTTTAAAAATTCGAAAACTTCCGCATAGTCTATTTTGGATAGATTAAGGTTAATCTCTTGCGCAGTATGCTCTGTTTCGCCTTTTAAAATCGGCATTCTTGAACGAACGGTAGGAAGCAGGTTTGATTTTGTGGAGGATATGATGATGTACTCTATGTTTCTAGGCGGCTCTTCCAGTAGTTTTAGAAGTGAATTTTGCGAAACAGTGTTAAAATTGTTAGCACCCAAAACAATATATTTCGTTTCGGATTCGCTGATGTACGACTCTGCAAGAACCGCTTTTGCATGTTCTATTTTAAACTCATCTTCTATAAAACCGATGACTCTGTTTGGTTTTAACTCCTCTTTTAGTCTCTCAAACTCCGCTTGGATATTCGTAGAGATTAAAATATACCCTTTTTTGGAGTTATGAGTTGACATCAACTTCTCCAAACATTGCAGCATTAAGAGATGCATTAAAAAGTCGGTAAAGTTGCAGTAATTTTATATCGAGCAGTTTATCGTAAGATTTTAGGGTAAAAGCATTGATATAGTCTTCATCAAAAATCCAAAAATAGCTTGTATCTTTTCTTTTTGCAATATCGGCTCTTTTATCATCGCCCCTGCCGATATACCAAAAAAAGTAATCATCTTTATGAGCCAAAGATATCATATCTTCAACCATATCAATCATCTCGCCGCCGCTTACGCTGTTGTAGTGTTTATATATACTGTCTATGCTGAGTATAGGAAGAAGCGGACGGTCAAGTTGAACACCGTTTAAAAAATCAAGAATGTAGGTTTCAAGCCATTTTCTCTTCTCATCGGTAATGAGGATGACCGTCTTGCCGCTAAGAATCTGCTCAAGTGCCTGTGAAGTCGTAGTCGTCCAGTCAAACCGCTGCTCTTCCAACCAACTAAAACAACCGCCCTCTTCTCTGATAGCGTCTAGGCTCCATTGAGCAAAATCCGACATAAAGTTACTTATCTAGTTCGTAAGCGCTATGAAGAGCTCTAACTGCAAGTTCCGCATACTTCTCGGCGATAACCATAGAGATTTTTATCTCTGAAGTTGAAATCATATTTATATTGATATTTTCAGCCGCCATAGTAGAGAATGCTTTTGCGGCAACGCCGGTGTGAGATTTCATACCTACACCGACAATAGAGACTTTACAGATATTTTCGTCATAAGTTACTTCATCAACTTCAGACTCTTTTACAAATGTATCCATTACCGATTTAGCATCGTTTAGGTCGCCCACAGGAACCGTAAAATCAATATTTGCTTTGCCGTCATGCCCGACATTTTGGATAATCATATCGATATTTACATTGCTTTTTGAGAGTTTGGTAAAGATATCGGATGCGATTCCCGGTCTGTCTTTTACGCCTATTAACGATACTCTAGCTTGATTTTTGTCTAATGCGATTCCGCTTACTAACGGTTTTTCCATAATATTTTCTTCCTTAGTTATTAATGTTCCCTCTTCATCTGAAAAGCTTGTTCTTGTTACTAGATTTACATTTAATTTTTTTGCCAGTTCAACCGAGCGGTTTTGAAGCACTTTTGCACCCAGAGATGCCAACTCCAGCATCTCATCGTATGAAATTTTCTCTAATTTTTTTGCTTTTGGCTCGATTCTCGGATCAGTCGTGAAAATCCCGCTGACATCGGTGTATATCTCGCACAGATCGGCTTTAACCGCTCCGGCAATCGCAACGGCACTTAAATCACTTCCTCCGCGCCCAAGAGTCGTTACATCGCCACTCTCGTTTACACCCTGAAAGCCTGCGACGACAACGATTTTACCCTCTTTAATAGCCTTATTCATAGCAGTCGGGTCTATATTTTGGATACGCGCTTTTGTATGGTGGGTATCCGTTACTATTCCCGCCTTTCGCCCGCTCATTGC contains:
- the folP gene encoding dihydropteroate synthase; this translates as MQIELLSNSINIKKYLKELGVESGGVGIMSAKAAQYTIYIRDLHVGGANILKQDALSVGADLAVPRGTVVAKTPHVDCILIATLKQLELLSKKELLQPFGLKDAAKKFQEILKIKKPKDVEVMGVINANDDSFFSESRFCEGSAIEAIERMIAEGAHIIDIGGVSSAPNSAYVDKYEELRRVKPILDAIQAEKLYDKVKFSIDSYEPAVISYALDSGFKMVNDITGLADKEVCRLCASYDAAAVIMHMQKTPQTMQEKPEYEHILSDIYSFFEQRIKEAKAMGVKDIVLDVGIGFGKTPEHNLMLIKHHEHFLTLGKPLLIGASRKSIIDKISSSLPKDRLGGTIALHLEAVRNGASIIRVHDVREHIQALKIQQALNDI
- a CDS encoding diguanylate cyclase, giving the protein MKFPTIGNIATTSVVSIDINKTISDAIKMMFESVHRNIIVIDENVFRILTVNDILNIKIQNVDLNNSLKSLRLSTVSVAHKDKNILEIVDYLNCEIEYICVTNSDGSLHGLVSHTDVTSSIDPETLMDNFCLQDFLKLSRRAKWVNKEMKTLDLLEEMIKNRYESVMIVENFKPIGIFTTKDVVKIIKHNEDLELPVSNYMSSPVDTISKNCSIKEALAFLKEKHYKRVVVVDDNGDMSGIITQKELISLSYSRWAMLMKEHHDELCQINASLLNKSKKYEAMASTDPLTGLYNRNKFLELYLSSYKTMAERDNSMSLIIIDIDYFKKINDAYGHNVGDEVLVKISQELQKTLRNIDIVCRWGGEEFVILLPATDIDNALFLAEKLRVHIEELNIDKIGRVTASFGVTRVVKDDDLRSIIERADKALYEAKASGRNCVKASF
- a CDS encoding aspartate kinase — translated: MLIVQKFGGTSVGDLSRIQNVANRVSKTKKAGNDVVVVVSAMSGETNKLVDYAEHFSKNASRADMDMLLSSGERVTASLLSIALNEMGFPAVAMSGRKAGIVTDTHHTKARIQNIDPTAMNKAIKEGKIVVVAGFQGVNESGDVTTLGRGGSDLSAVAIAGAVKADLCEIYTDVSGIFTTDPRIEPKAKKLEKISYDEMLELASLGAKVLQNRSVELAKKLNVNLVTRTSFSDEEGTLITKEENIMEKPLVSGIALDKNQARVSLIGVKDRPGIASDIFTKLSKSNVNIDMIIQNVGHDGKANIDFTVPVGDLNDAKSVMDTFVKESEVDEVTYDENICKVSIVGVGMKSHTGVAAKAFSTMAAENININMISTSEIKISMVIAEKYAELAVRALHSAYELDK
- a CDS encoding DNA polymerase III subunit delta', coding for MSTHNSKKGYILISTNIQAEFERLKEELKPNRVIGFIEDEFKIEHAKAVLAESYISESETKYIVLGANNFNTVSQNSLLKLLEEPPRNIEYIIISSTKSNLLPTVRSRMPILKGETEHTAQEINLNLSKIDYAEVFEFLKANERVKKNEAKSLVEALFNRAVKERIALSASQLQNFDRAYRLLELNSRPQSVLAMLLMSFSGEKNAN
- a CDS encoding HobA family DNA replication regulator, whose translation is MSDFAQWSLDAIREEGGCFSWLEEQRFDWTTTTSQALEQILSGKTVILITDEKRKWLETYILDFLNGVQLDRPLLPILSIDSIYKHYNSVSGGEMIDMVEDMISLAHKDDYFFWYIGRGDDKRADIAKRKDTSYFWIFDEDYINAFTLKSYDKLLDIKLLQLYRLFNASLNAAMFGEVDVNS
- the dnaK gene encoding molecular chaperone DnaK; translation: MSKVIGIDLGTTNSCVAVYEGGEAKIIPNKEGKNTTPSVVAFTDKGEVLVGDPAKRQAITNPNKTISSIKRIMGLMMSEENAKAAHDKVTYNIVNKDGMAAVDVAGKIYTPQEISAKILSKLKEDAEAYLGSTVTDAVITVPAYFNDAQRKATKDAGTIAGLNVLRIINEPTASALAYGLDSKGDENVLVYDLGGGTFDVTVLEISEGTFEVLSTDGNAFLGGDDFDNKIVDYLNSEFKNTHGVDLKNDKMALQRLKDAAENAKKELSSSTETEINLPFITMTQAGPQHLVIKLTRAKFESMIEKLVEETIEHIKTAMKESGLSNSDIKEIIMVGGSIRVPLAQKMVSDYFGGKTLNKSVNPDEVVAAGAAIQGGVLRGDVKDVLLLDVTPLSLGIETLGGVATKIIEKGTTIPVKKSQIFSTAEDNQPAVSISVVQGEREFARDNKSLGLFELGNIAAAPRGVPQIEVTFDIDANGILTVSSTDKGTGKSQSITISGSSGLSEEEINKMVQDAEAHKAEDSKRRELVDLKNQADALIAQTEKSLGEIGTKIDASEKAKIEGAISELKDVLKDTNSTKEQIETKVKTLTEASHKMAEQMYKKDDTAAHADSSKKKKDDDVIDAEIE
- a CDS encoding diguanylate cyclase, whose protein sequence is MSRRFNLHIRDEILFWFIVVSVIPIVTLFSINYFFNNNQFKSQAKEHLELILNEKISKIEHQIEDIEKSAKLIASFPCMVNGFLKHKDYFEQNNHLVSDDEKLNKILNNFIDKDKFYDIFFIDMDGNIVYSLKKESDLGTNLLTGIYKNTNLASVYKDAKIFLNTKISSFEYYQPSDAHAAFVAHPIYNEDKIIGVIAIQLAKDRLSKIFDDQKGLGESGEFFASTINAQNKLISTTPLKYIKDSIENEFQFNETKELASAKVAKGGYGSGYGLDYRGVEVITAWGYIPALNWGVIAKIDLDEVLKPIHKTELFSIAIILVVLVFIAIAIIMATKHIVFPIDALIKKVKEFSLENQEKNIVDVYVDNEIGILARNFNKMAKKLKNSQNIIKKHATGLEDKVRERTKELEEAKNELSKTNASMKRYLDIVDRYIISSSTDLKGVITEVSSAFCHFTGYSEDELIGKKHNIMRHPNTPKELYKEMWGALKRDETWRGEIRNTTKEGKSYWTHATISPIYNSAGEKIGYTSLRYDITGQKITEELSVTDQLTQLYNRLKLKSVFNNEIERALRYRQIFSVIMLDIDHFKSVNDTYGHGIGDKTLIDIAKILKENSRVTDIVGRWGGEEFMIVLPQTDIKAAAEHAEVLREKIEQHRFEAVGRKTSSFGVSSFIEGDTYETIVKRADDALYEAKNSGRNRVCIRED